GCCGGTGGCGGCCCAGGAGGCCCCGGCGACCTCGTCCTCGGTGGCGGCGGCTGCCCAGGCTAGTCCTTCGCCTGCACCCTATCAGCCCGCTGCCGTAGCCTTTGCCACGCCCCGGCCGGCCGCCGCGGCGGCTTCGTCCGACGGCCCCGACCCGGATCGCAAGTGGGAGGTCGAATTCCATGGCGGCGGCCTGCTGGCCACCAGCCCTTCCAGCGGCGGCGTCGCTCTGCCCGACCCCGGGGTACCCTTTGCTACCGTCGTTGGCCCCTCACGTTTCGAATCCTCCTGGTACTTCGGCGATGGCGCCGCTCTCTACAACCAGTTCGTGTCGGCATTCGCAGCCCCAGGCCTCACCAACACCATCAGCCCGCTTGACCCGGCGCTCAACAGTGAGGTCGTGCATCGGCAGCATGGCGCCGCCTTCGGGGGCCGCCTCTACCGCGAACTCAGCCCGCGCTGGGGCGTGGAGCTGAACTTCGACTACAACCTGGGTGAACTGGAGATGAGTGACAGGGGGCTGAACCAGATCGCGGCCACCAGCGCCAGTTGGCAAGCGGCCTTCACCCAGATGACCACGTTCATCGGGGCGACCGGAGTCACGGTCACTTCGACCGCGGCCGCTCACCGCAGCGACGGCCACCAGGCCCTGATCACCGGGGGCGCGGTGCTGAACCTCAAGACCGAGGGCCGGGCCATCCCCTACCTCACCTTCGGCCTGGGAGTCATCCACAACACCGGCGACATGCCGTTCGCCACCCTGGTGGGGAATTACAGCTTTACGTTTGCGGGGGCCCCCTTCAATGAGACCGACGCGGTGGGGATGCGGTACACCATCAGCGACAACGTCGTGACCGGATATGTCGGTGCGGGCCTCAAGTACTATGTGACGCCGCACTGGGGCATCCGCATGGACGTCCGCGACTACCTCAGCCCCAACACTATCGACAACCTGGTGGACGCCAGCCCCAGCCGGGTCTTGGGCGCGCCCAACGTCGCGTTTGTGTTCATTTCCTCCCCGACGATTCAGTTCAGCAACAACGCTGCCCTAGCGGACACTCTCACCGGCCCGGTGATCACGGGCTTCCGCACCTTCTCCAGCAACGGGGTCCAGCAGCAGATCGGGATCTCGGGAGGGATATTCTTCCGCTTCTGACTACGGCTCGGCAGGTCCCGGCCCGCACCGCTACGGTGCGGGCCTTTTCTTTGGCGGCGGCGCAGGCCCCGGCTCAAGAGCAGATAGGAAAACCGACACCTCGGGAGCCAAGGGCGGCCCGGCGGCGGGAGAAGCCTCGCCCTCAGGCGGCGACGTGGTCCGCCGCCAGCTCCTCCAGCAACTGCAGCAGCCGGGCGCGCTTTCCGGCGGGGACGTTGACGAACTCCAGCCCCATCCGCTCCTCGTCGGAGTGGCGCACGCGGGCCTTCAGCAGGACCAGGTCTCCGTGGACCTGGTCATGGTTCTGGAAGCGCAGGTCCAGCTCCGTCCCCACCGGATAGGAGACCGGGACCGCGAGCCCGATGCCCCCGGCGCTGATGTCACAAGCGCGGGCCATCCGGTATTCGCCCTTGGCGCCGTAGCGCACATCGATCTTTGCCGACAACCGGCGGTGCTTGCGTCGCTCGGAATAGTTCCTCATGATCCACCTCCCAGCCGTCCGCCCCGACCTCGAGCCCGGCGGACCTGTCGCGCTCCCGGCGCGATCCTCCAAGACGCAGGCTAAGCCGGGAGGGGATTACCGTCAAGTTACGGGGGTAATGGGGGCGGCGGGGAGCGGAAAATATATCGTGTGCGGCCTGTGCTTACTTCGGTAACGATGGGGTACGGCGCAAGTTATCAACGTAACTTGCCGGCCGCCCGCGTCCGCGCGAGACTGCCCTCAGCAAGGCAGAGATTCCCGGGTAGTAACGTGGAGGTTAACAGCATGCGACGACTGATCAAACAGGAGATGACCTGGAGCTGCTCCGAATGCACCTGGAGCTTCCAGACCTCGCGCCGCGCCAGCACCACCGAGGCCCTGCAACAGGCGACGTTCTTCTTCAACGCCCACAACTGCCGGCGGCACGCCAAGCCGGAAGCGGAGGCGGGAGAAGCCGTCCGGGTGGCTCCCTTCGAGCTCAAGCTCGACAAGCGGGCCTCCTGATCGGGGCTGGGCTCCGAAGCTGCATCGGCATGGCTGCCGGCGCCAGCGGCGGGCAGCGCAGGCCGGCTGCCCGTCGCAGCCGTGTCTAGAAGTGGAAGCCCACCTCCACCGTCTCCGTGCGCGGGGTCACAAAGTGCGTCCCGCTGAAGGTGGAGAGGAAGTTGTAGAGCGCCAGCTCGTTGGTCAGGTTGACCACGGTGAAGCGCAGGCTCCACTGGTAGCGGTCCCCGTGGAACAGGTTGTCGTGGCCCACCGCCAGGTCGAACAGGTGGCGGGGCGCGATGCGCGGGGGGTTGTGGTCGTCGTCCTCCATCCCCGGCGCCGGGATCTGGATGCGCGTGGAGCCGTAGAGCGAGGGCGCGCAGGTCACCAGCGGTGAGGACAAGGTCGGAAAGACGTTCCCGCAGAACAGTCCCGCCTGGATCTGCTGGTCCGCGGTCAGGCCGGTGAGATCGATGGGAGTGACGTTGTCCACTGCGAAGGGCACCGCCCCCGCTACCAGCCCGCTGTCATAGCGCCAGTTGAACGCCACCCACGGACCCCGTTTGCCGATCTGGTACTGCAGGTGCGTGGTCTGCTGGAAGGCCTGGTCGTGGTCGATGCGGAAGACCCCGCTGGGCGGCGAGCTGCCCAGGCCCCCCACCTGCGGGTTGAAGAAGCGCGCGTTCACGTGTCCCAGCACCACGAACGCCGTCAAGCCGTGGAAGTTCGGCAGGCTCAGCCGCGCCGAGACCCCGTCGATCTTCGAGTTGTGCCAGGCGATGGGGAAGAAGATGGGGGTGTTCAGCAGGTCGCTGAAGTCGTAGCCGTTGTGGGTGTACTTCCACAGATAGTCGGCGTCCAGCACCAGGTGTTTGCCGAAGGCCTGCTGGAAGCCGGCGTGAAACTCGTTGCGGTAGCCGGGAGGGATGGCGGCCGCCGAACTCTGCCCGAAGATGGCGTCGATCACCGGGTCGCCGGTCGCGCTGGCCAGGATCAGGTTCTCGTTGAACGGCGTCTCCATCACGCGCGCGTAGGAGGCGCGCAGCACGGTGTTGGTGCGCTTGATGTTGTAGGCCACCCCGGCACGCGGCTCGGCCTGCTCCCCGCTGGACAGCCCGCGGTAGATGTCGCCGCGGATCCCCAGGCTGATGGTCCAGTTGCCCTTGGTGATGGCATCTTGCACGTAGAGCGCCAGTTCCTTGATGTCGGCGTGGCCGTGGAAGAAGGACAGCGTGCTCAGCGGGCCGGCGCAGCCGTCGCCCGGCGCCGGGAACGGCCGTGTCAGGTCGAAGCAGCCCAGCAAGGAGACGAACGGCGCGCTGGCATTCGGATTGCCGGCCGTGTTGTCGAATCCCGGCGCGCACATGGAGGGGTCGGTCAAGGCGGTGTTGGGATCGCCTACGAAGTCCCCGGCGGCATTGATCACCAGGCAGGGCGAGTTGACGGTGGGATCGGTCAGGCCCAGGCTGAAGTTCTCGTTCAGGAAGGTGTGCTGGAAGGTCACCCCGAACTTCGCGTTGTGGATGCCCTTCACGTAGGAGAGGTCGGCGCGCACCCCCGCATTGGTGAGTCCCCGGCGCTGCGACACCGTCTCGGTCAGGTCGGAAAAGGGATCGGCGCTGGGATAGTAGTTGAAGCGGTCATGGCGCGCGAAGGCGATGACGGTCAGCAGGGTGGTCGGGCTGAAGAGGTGGGTCCAACTGGGGCTCAGGTTGTAGGTCAGGATCTGCGCCCGCTGGTCCTGCCCGAGGGTCGCCGCGTCGAAGGAGTTGGGCTCCTGGAACCAGGAACGGGTGAAGCCCAGATTGGCGTGCAGCGTATCCTTCTCGCCGAGCTGGAAGTCCACCCGGTCGAAGAGGTTCTCCTCGTTGCCCTTGGCGTGGATCACCTGAAACTCCGGTGGATCCAGGAAGCGTCCGGTGTTCAGTCCGCTCACTGCGATGAAGTTCCCCCACGTCTTGCCGCCCCAGCCCAGGTTGAAGTCGCCGGTCGCGGTCCCGAACGAGCCGTAGGAGGCGGTGACGCTGCCATGGGGGGTGGTTTCGCCCAACCCGGAGCGGGTGGTGACGTTGA
The genomic region above belongs to Terriglobales bacterium and contains:
- a CDS encoding PilZ domain-containing protein, which encodes MRNYSERRKHRRLSAKIDVRYGAKGEYRMARACDISAGGIGLAVPVSYPVGTELDLRFQNHDQVHGDLVLLKARVRHSDEERMGLEFVNVPAGKRARLLQLLEELAADHVAA
- a CDS encoding TonB-dependent receptor, which codes for MLLLLGWLFLCLGAWAQSSNSGTIAGAVKDPAGAVVPGATVEITYSVSGFRRTTTTGSAGEFNFVNVPFNPYRLVLTAKGFAPYAQDVEVRSAVPISLQIGLSLEGAKTTVTVEASATDLIENDPNFHTDVDRGLFQKLPLESQSSSVSSLVTLASPGVVADSNGLFHGLGDHAENSFSVDGQPVTDQQSKVFSNQLPVDSIGSLEVIAGAPPAEYGDKTSLVINVTTRSGLGETTPHGSVTASYGSFGTATGDFNLGWGGKTWGNFIAVSGLNTGRFLDPPEFQVIHAKGNEENLFDRVDFQLGEKDTLHANLGFTRSWFQEPNSFDAATLGQDQRAQILTYNLSPSWTHLFSPTTLLTVIAFARHDRFNYYPSADPFSDLTETVSQRRGLTNAGVRADLSYVKGIHNAKFGVTFQHTFLNENFSLGLTDPTVNSPCLVINAAGDFVGDPNTALTDPSMCAPGFDNTAGNPNASAPFVSLLGCFDLTRPFPAPGDGCAGPLSTLSFFHGHADIKELALYVQDAITKGNWTISLGIRGDIYRGLSSGEQAEPRAGVAYNIKRTNTVLRASYARVMETPFNENLILASATGDPVIDAIFGQSSAAAIPPGYRNEFHAGFQQAFGKHLVLDADYLWKYTHNGYDFSDLLNTPIFFPIAWHNSKIDGVSARLSLPNFHGLTAFVVLGHVNARFFNPQVGGLGSSPPSGVFRIDHDQAFQQTTHLQYQIGKRGPWVAFNWRYDSGLVAGAVPFAVDNVTPIDLTGLTADQQIQAGLFCGNVFPTLSSPLVTCAPSLYGSTRIQIPAPGMEDDDHNPPRIAPRHLFDLAVGHDNLFHGDRYQWSLRFTVVNLTNELALYNFLSTFSGTHFVTPRTETVEVGFHF